From the Pseudomonas sp. SORT22 genome, one window contains:
- the hutG gene encoding N-formylglutamate deformylase: MDKVLKFHQGTLPLLISMPHAGLKLTPAVQDGLVGQAQSLPDTDWHIPQLYEFAQGLGVSVVAAEYSRFVIDLNRPDDDKPLYVGATTGLYPATLFEGEPLFKDGQAPSAQERVGYLEAIWRPYHDTIRSELARLREQFGYALLWDAHSIRSHIPHLFDGKLPDFNLGTFNGASCDPQLAERLQGVCAKFEQYSHVLNGRFKGGHITRHYGDPANNIHAVQLELAQSTYMEEVEPFKYREDLAAPTQVVLKQLLQTLLAWGKERYSR; encoded by the coding sequence ATGGACAAGGTACTGAAATTTCACCAGGGCACGCTGCCGCTGCTGATCAGCATGCCCCACGCCGGTTTGAAGCTGACCCCAGCGGTGCAGGACGGCCTGGTCGGGCAGGCGCAAAGCTTGCCGGACACCGACTGGCACATTCCGCAGCTATATGAGTTTGCCCAAGGCCTGGGCGTGAGCGTGGTCGCCGCCGAGTACTCGCGTTTCGTCATTGACCTGAACCGCCCGGACGACGACAAGCCGCTGTACGTTGGCGCCACCACCGGCCTGTACCCGGCCACGCTGTTTGAGGGCGAGCCGTTGTTCAAGGACGGCCAGGCGCCGTCGGCACAGGAGCGGGTGGGGTACCTGGAAGCCATCTGGCGGCCCTACCACGACACCATTCGCAGCGAGCTGGCGCGCCTGCGCGAGCAGTTCGGCTATGCCTTGCTGTGGGATGCCCACTCGATTCGTTCACACATCCCGCACCTGTTCGACGGCAAGCTGCCGGACTTCAACCTCGGCACCTTCAATGGCGCCAGTTGTGATCCGCAACTGGCCGAACGGCTGCAAGGTGTTTGTGCAAAATTTGAGCAGTACAGTCATGTGCTCAATGGCCGCTTCAAGGGTGGGCATATCACCCGCCACTATGGCGACCCGGCCAACAACATTCATGCAGTGCAGCTGGAGCTGGCGCAGAGCACCTACATGGAAGAGGTCGAGCCGTTCAAGTACCGCGAGGACCTGGCGGCGCCGACCCAGGTGGTGTTGAAGCAGTTGCTCCAGACCTTGCTGGCGTGGGGCAAGGAGCGCTATTCACGCTGA
- the hutI gene encoding imidazolonepropionase yields the protein MKTLWQHCHVASMAQGTYSIIEDAAIVTSAGHIEWIGPRQQLPALVADRTVDLGGAWVTPGLIDCHTHAVFGGNRSGEFEQRLQGVSYAEIAAQGGGIASTVRATRAASEDELFASARQRVQALMHDGVTTLEIKSGYGLDLASERKLLKVIRRLGEELPLTVRSTCLAAHALPPEYKDRADDYISHICDEMLPALAAEGLVDAVDAFCEYLAFSPAQVERVFIKARELGLPVKLHAEQLSSLAGSSLAARYQALSADHLEFMTEDDAIAMAAAGTVAVLLPGAFYFLRETQLPPMDALRKHGVKIAIASDLNPGTSPALSLRLMLNMACTLFRMTPEEALAGVTLHAATALGLGDSHGSLEVGKVADFVAWQIERPADLAYWLGGDLPKRVVRLGDEISN from the coding sequence ATGAAAACCCTCTGGCAGCATTGCCATGTGGCAAGCATGGCGCAAGGTACTTACTCGATCATCGAGGATGCGGCGATCGTCACCAGCGCCGGCCATATCGAATGGATCGGGCCGCGCCAGCAGCTGCCGGCCCTGGTCGCTGACAGAACCGTGGACCTGGGCGGCGCCTGGGTCACTCCGGGGTTGATCGACTGCCACACCCACGCGGTGTTTGGCGGCAACCGCAGCGGCGAGTTCGAGCAGCGCTTGCAAGGCGTCAGCTATGCCGAGATCGCCGCCCAGGGCGGCGGCATCGCCAGTACCGTGCGGGCGACCCGCGCGGCCAGCGAAGACGAGCTGTTCGCCAGTGCCCGCCAGCGCGTGCAGGCGCTGATGCATGATGGCGTCACCACCCTGGAGATCAAGTCCGGCTACGGCCTTGACCTGGCCAGCGAGCGCAAGCTGCTCAAGGTTATCCGCCGCCTTGGCGAGGAACTGCCGCTCACCGTGCGCAGCACCTGCCTGGCAGCCCACGCCTTGCCACCGGAATACAAGGATCGGGCTGACGACTACATCAGCCATATCTGTGACGAAATGCTCCCGGCCCTGGCGGCCGAGGGTTTGGTGGATGCAGTGGATGCCTTCTGCGAGTACCTGGCGTTCTCGCCGGCCCAGGTCGAGCGGGTGTTCATCAAGGCTCGCGAACTGGGCCTGCCGGTCAAGCTGCATGCCGAGCAACTGTCGTCGCTTGCAGGCTCGAGCCTGGCGGCGCGTTACCAGGCGCTGTCGGCCGATCACCTGGAATTCATGACTGAAGACGACGCCATCGCCATGGCGGCGGCCGGGACCGTAGCGGTACTGCTGCCCGGTGCGTTCTACTTTCTGCGCGAAACCCAGTTGCCACCGATGGACGCGCTGCGCAAGCATGGGGTGAAAATTGCCATTGCCAGCGACCTCAACCCCGGCACTTCGCCGGCGCTGTCGCTGCGGCTGATGCTGAACATGGCCTGTACCCTGTTCCGCATGACCCCGGAAGAAGCCCTGGCCGGTGTCACCCTGCATGCGGCAACCGCTTTGGGCCTGGGCGACAGCCATGGTTCGCTGGAAGTGGGCAAGGTTGCCGACTTTGTCGCCTGGCAGATCGAGCGACCGGCTGACCTGGCCTACTGGCTCGGCGGTGACCTGCCCAAGCGGGTGGTGCGCCTGGGCGATGAAATTTCCAATTGA
- a CDS encoding amino acid permease translates to MQEAQGLKRGLTARHIRFMALGSAIGTGLFYGSASAIQMAGPAVLLAYLIGGAAVFMVMRALGEMAVHNPVSGSFGHYASTYLGPMSGFILGWTYAFEMIIVCLADVTAFGIYMGFWFPEVARWIWVLGIVFLIGGLNLCNVKVFGEMEFWLSLLKVGAIVAMILAGFGIMAFGLSNAAADNAVGISNLFEHGGFMPNGIGGLIASFAVVMFAFGGIEIIGITAGEAKDPQRVIPKAINAVPMRILLFYVLTLFVLMCLYPWPQIGSQGSPFVQIFSNLGIGSAATVLNIVVISAAVSAINSDIFGAGRMMYGLAQQGQAPKGFAKISRHGVPWMTVLVMGAALLGGVVLNYLIPENVFLLIASIATFATVWVWLMILVTQVAMRRSMSREEVAQLKFPVPFWPYGPAAAIAFMLFVFGVLGYFPDTQAALLVGVVWVLFLVVAYKLWCKPQVVAAEQPLVQEPSQL, encoded by the coding sequence ATGCAAGAAGCTCAAGGACTCAAGCGCGGGCTGACCGCGCGACACATTCGTTTCATGGCGCTGGGCTCGGCGATCGGTACCGGGCTGTTCTACGGCTCCGCCTCGGCCATCCAGATGGCCGGCCCTGCAGTACTGCTGGCCTACCTGATCGGTGGTGCAGCGGTCTTCATGGTCATGCGCGCGCTGGGCGAAATGGCCGTGCACAACCCGGTGTCCGGTTCCTTCGGCCACTACGCCAGTACCTACCTGGGGCCGATGTCGGGGTTTATCCTCGGCTGGACCTATGCCTTTGAAATGATCATCGTCTGCCTCGCCGACGTCACCGCCTTCGGCATCTATATGGGCTTCTGGTTTCCGGAAGTGGCGCGCTGGATCTGGGTGCTGGGCATCGTCTTCCTGATCGGCGGCCTGAACCTGTGCAACGTCAAGGTGTTCGGCGAGATGGAATTCTGGCTGTCGCTGCTCAAGGTCGGCGCCATCGTCGCGATGATCCTCGCCGGTTTCGGCATCATGGCCTTCGGCCTGAGCAATGCCGCTGCCGATAACGCCGTGGGCATCAGCAACCTGTTCGAGCATGGCGGCTTCATGCCCAACGGCATTGGTGGCCTGATCGCCTCGTTTGCCGTGGTGATGTTTGCCTTTGGCGGCATCGAAATCATCGGCATCACCGCCGGTGAAGCCAAAGACCCGCAGCGCGTTATCCCCAAGGCAATCAACGCCGTGCCGATGCGCATCCTGCTGTTCTATGTACTGACCCTGTTCGTATTGATGTGCCTGTACCCATGGCCGCAGATCGGCAGCCAGGGCAGCCCGTTCGTGCAGATCTTCAGTAACCTGGGGATTGGCTCGGCGGCGACCGTGCTGAACATCGTGGTGATTTCCGCCGCGGTCTCGGCGATCAACAGCGACATTTTCGGCGCCGGGCGCATGATGTATGGCCTGGCCCAGCAAGGTCAGGCGCCCAAAGGCTTTGCCAAGATCTCCCGGCATGGCGTGCCATGGATGACCGTGCTGGTCATGGGCGCAGCGTTGCTCGGCGGTGTGGTGCTCAACTACCTGATCCCGGAAAACGTATTCCTGCTGATTGCCTCGATCGCCACCTTCGCGACCGTCTGGGTGTGGCTGATGATCCTGGTAACCCAGGTTGCCATGCGCCGCAGCATGAGCCGTGAAGAAGTTGCCCAGCTGAAATTCCCGGTACCGTTCTGGCCTTATGGCCCGGCGGCGGCGATTGCCTTCATGCTGTTTGTCTTCGGCGTACTTGGGTACTTCCCTGATACTCAAGCCGCGCTGCTGGTCGGCGTGGTCTGGGTACTGTTCCTGGTGGTGGCCTACAAACTCTGGTGCAAGCCGCAGGTGGTTGCCGCCGAGCAGCCGCTGGTGCAGGAACCCTCTCAACTCTGA
- the hutH gene encoding histidine ammonia-lyase, with protein MTELTLKPGTLTLAQLRAIYQQPVKLKLDSSADQQIDASVACVEQILAENRTAYGINTGFGLLASTRIASHDLENLQRSLVLSHAAGVGQPIDDALVRLIMVLKVNSLSRGFSGIRRKVINALIALINAEVYPHIPLKGSVGASGDLAPLAHMSLVLLGEGKARHNGQWLSATEALAVAGLEPLTLAAKEGLALLNGTQASTAFALRGLFEGEDLFAAAMSVGGLTVEAVLGSRSPFDARIHEARGQRGQIDAAACYRDLLGDGSEVSASHENCGKVQDPYSLRCQPQVMGACLTQFRQAAEVLVIEANAVSDNPLVFAAEGDVISGGNFHAEPVAMAADNMALAIAEIGSLSERRISLMMDKHMSQLPPFLVANGGVNSGFMIAQVTAAALASENKALAHPHSVDSLPTSANQEDHVSMAPAAGKRLWEMSDNVRGILAIEWLAACQGLDLREGLKTSPKLEQARQTLRSKVAYYDKDRFFAPDIEAAIALLAEGRLTGLLPAKVLPSL; from the coding sequence GTGACTGAATTGACCCTGAAGCCTGGCACCCTGACCCTGGCTCAGCTGCGTGCGATCTACCAGCAGCCGGTAAAACTCAAGCTGGATTCCAGCGCTGACCAGCAGATCGACGCCAGCGTCGCCTGCGTCGAGCAGATTCTCGCGGAAAACCGCACCGCCTACGGCATCAACACCGGTTTCGGCCTGCTGGCCTCGACCCGTATCGCCAGCCACGACCTGGAAAACCTCCAGCGTTCGCTGGTGCTGTCCCACGCCGCCGGCGTCGGCCAACCGATCGACGACGCCCTGGTGCGTCTGATCATGGTGCTCAAGGTCAACAGCCTGAGCCGTGGTTTCTCCGGCATCCGCCGCAAGGTGATCAACGCCCTGATCGCGCTGATCAACGCCGAAGTCTATCCGCACATCCCGCTCAAGGGTTCGGTCGGCGCGTCCGGCGACCTCGCCCCGCTGGCACACATGTCGCTGGTACTGTTGGGTGAAGGCAAGGCGCGTCACAACGGCCAATGGCTGTCGGCCACCGAAGCCCTGGCGGTTGCTGGCCTTGAGCCGCTGACCCTGGCGGCCAAAGAAGGCCTGGCACTGCTCAATGGCACTCAGGCATCCACCGCCTTTGCCCTGCGCGGCCTGTTCGAAGGTGAAGACCTGTTCGCCGCGGCCATGTCGGTCGGTGGCCTGACCGTCGAAGCCGTGCTCGGTTCGCGTTCGCCGTTCGATGCGCGCATCCACGAAGCCCGTGGCCAGCGCGGCCAGATCGATGCAGCCGCGTGCTACCGCGACCTGCTGGGTGATGGCAGCGAAGTTTCCGCCTCCCACGAGAACTGCGGCAAAGTCCAGGACCCGTACTCGCTGCGTTGCCAGCCACAGGTCATGGGCGCCTGCCTGACCCAGTTCCGCCAGGCCGCCGAAGTGCTGGTGATCGAAGCCAACGCCGTGTCCGACAACCCGCTGGTATTTGCCGCCGAAGGCGACGTGATCTCCGGTGGTAACTTCCACGCGGAGCCGGTGGCCATGGCCGCCGACAACATGGCCCTGGCCATCGCCGAAATCGGTTCGCTGAGCGAGCGCCGCATCTCGCTGATGATGGACAAGCACATGTCCCAGCTGCCGCCGTTCCTGGTTGCCAATGGCGGGGTCAACTCCGGCTTCATGATCGCCCAGGTTACCGCCGCGGCCCTGGCCAGCGAGAACAAGGCCCTGGCGCACCCGCACAGCGTCGACAGCCTGCCAACGTCTGCCAACCAGGAAGACCACGTGTCGATGGCCCCGGCTGCCGGCAAGCGCCTGTGGGAAATGAGCGACAACGTGCGCGGTATCCTTGCCATCGAATGGCTGGCTGCCTGCCAGGGCCTGGACCTGCGCGAAGGCCTGAAGACCTCGCCGAAGCTGGAACAGGCGCGTCAAACCCTGCGCAGCAAGGTTGCCTACTACGACAAAGACCGCTTCTTCGCCCCGGACATCGAGGCGGCCATCGCCCTGCTGGCCGAAGGGCGCCTGACCGGCCTGCTGCCGGCCAAGGTCCTGCCTAGCCTGTAA
- the hutU gene encoding urocanate hydratase → MTDNNFKKFRDVEIRAARGNKLTAKSWLTEAPLRMLMNNLDPEVAENPKELVVYGGIGRAARNWECYDKIVESLTNLNDDETLLVQSGKPVGVFKTHSNAPRVLIANSNLVPHWANWEHFNELDAKGLAMYGQMTAGSWIYIGSQGIVQGTYETFVEAGRQHYNGSLKGKWVLTAGLGGMGGAQPLAATLAGACSLNIECQQSRIDFRLSSRYVDEQAKDLDDALARIAKYTAEGKAISIALLGNAAEILPELIKRGVRPDMVTDQTSAHDPLNGYLPAGWTWEQYRDRAQTEPAAVVKAAKQSMAVHVQAMLEFQKQGVPTFDYGNNIRQMAKEEGVANAFDFPGFVPAYIRPLFCRGIGPFRWAALSGNAEDIYKTDAKVKELIPDDDHLHNWLDMARERISFQGLPARICWVGLGQRAKLGLAFNEMVRRGELSAPIVIGRDHLDSGSVSSPNRETESMQDGSDAVSDWPLLNALLNTASGATWVSLHHGGGVGMGFSQHSGMVIVCDGTDEAAERIARVLTNDPATGVMRHADAGYQIAIDCAKEQGLNLPMITR, encoded by the coding sequence GTGACTGACAACAACTTCAAGAAATTCCGTGACGTCGAAATCCGCGCAGCGCGCGGCAACAAGCTGACCGCCAAAAGCTGGCTGACTGAAGCACCGTTGCGCATGCTGATGAACAACCTCGACCCGGAAGTCGCCGAGAACCCGAAAGAGCTGGTGGTGTACGGCGGTATTGGCCGTGCCGCGCGTAACTGGGAGTGCTACGACAAGATCGTCGAGAGCCTGACCAACCTGAACGACGACGAAACCCTGCTGGTGCAGTCGGGCAAGCCGGTCGGCGTGTTCAAGACCCACAGCAACGCCCCACGCGTACTGATCGCCAACTCCAACCTGGTACCGCACTGGGCCAACTGGGAACATTTTAACGAACTGGATGCCAAGGGCCTGGCCATGTACGGCCAGATGACCGCCGGCAGCTGGATCTACATCGGCAGCCAGGGCATCGTCCAGGGCACCTACGAAACCTTCGTCGAAGCCGGCCGCCAGCACTACAACGGCAGCCTCAAAGGCAAGTGGGTACTGACCGCGGGCCTGGGCGGCATGGGCGGCGCCCAGCCACTGGCGGCGACCCTGGCCGGCGCCTGCTCGCTGAACATCGAATGCCAGCAGAGCCGCATCGACTTCCGCCTGAGCAGCCGTTATGTCGATGAGCAAGCCAAGGACCTGGACGACGCCCTGGCGCGCATCGCCAAATACACCGCCGAAGGCAAGGCCATCTCCATTGCCCTGCTGGGCAACGCCGCCGAAATCCTGCCTGAACTGATCAAGCGTGGCGTGCGCCCGGACATGGTCACCGACCAGACCAGCGCCCACGACCCGCTCAACGGCTACCTGCCAGCCGGCTGGACCTGGGAGCAATACCGCGACCGTGCGCAGACCGAACCGGCTGCGGTGGTCAAGGCCGCCAAGCAATCGATGGCTGTCCACGTTCAAGCCATGCTCGAGTTCCAGAAGCAGGGCGTGCCGACTTTCGACTACGGTAACAACATCCGTCAAATGGCCAAGGAAGAGGGCGTTGCCAATGCCTTCGACTTCCCGGGCTTCGTACCGGCCTACATTCGTCCGCTGTTCTGCCGTGGTATCGGTCCGTTCCGCTGGGCGGCGCTGTCGGGTAATGCCGAAGACATCTACAAGACCGACGCCAAGGTCAAGGAACTGATCCCGGACGACGACCACCTGCACAACTGGCTGGACATGGCTCGCGAGCGCATCAGCTTCCAGGGCCTGCCGGCGCGTATCTGCTGGGTTGGTCTGGGCCAGCGCGCCAAGCTGGGCCTGGCGTTCAACGAAATGGTCCGCCGCGGCGAGTTGTCGGCGCCGATCGTTATCGGCCGCGACCACCTGGACTCCGGCTCGGTATCCAGCCCCAACCGTGAAACCGAATCGATGCAGGATGGCTCCGACGCCGTCTCCGACTGGCCGCTGCTCAACGCCCTGCTCAACACCGCCAGCGGTGCGACCTGGGTGTCCCTGCACCACGGTGGTGGCGTAGGCATGGGCTTCTCCCAGCACTCGGGCATGGTCATCGTCTGCGACGGTACCGACGAAGCTGCCGAGCGGATCGCCCGGGTACTGACCAACGACCCGGCTACCGGTGTCATGCGTCACGCCGATGCCGGTTATCAGATCGCCATCGACTGCGCCAAGGAACAAGGCTTGAACCTGCCGATGATCACGCGCTGA
- a CDS encoding HutD family protein, which produces MSQLQVLRAKDYPRMPWKNGGGSTEEIARDAGVGLDGFGWRLSIADISESGGFSSFAGYQRIITVLEGEGMRLQVDGQPTRPLLPFDAFAFSGQSQVSCTLLGGAIRDFNLIYSPERYNARLQWLDGSQRLFSSATTVLLFAVASQVEVTLDSGVQLLGRYDCLHLEASQGLQTLNIQGRCCLIELSPR; this is translated from the coding sequence ATGAGCCAGTTGCAGGTATTACGCGCCAAAGACTACCCCCGCATGCCATGGAAGAACGGCGGCGGCAGCACCGAAGAGATTGCCCGCGATGCCGGCGTCGGCCTGGACGGCTTCGGCTGGCGCCTGTCGATTGCCGATATCAGCGAGTCCGGTGGCTTTTCCAGCTTTGCCGGGTATCAGCGGATCATCACCGTGCTCGAGGGCGAGGGCATGCGCCTGCAGGTCGATGGCCAGCCGACGCGGCCGTTGCTGCCGTTCGACGCCTTTGCCTTCAGCGGCCAGAGCCAGGTCAGTTGCACGCTGCTCGGTGGTGCAATTCGCGATTTCAACCTGATCTATTCTCCCGAGCGCTACAACGCGCGCCTGCAGTGGCTCGATGGCAGCCAGCGGCTTTTCAGTTCGGCCACGACCGTGCTGCTGTTTGCCGTGGCTTCCCAGGTCGAGGTGACGCTGGACAGCGGTGTGCAGCTGCTTGGGCGCTATGACTGCTTGCACCTGGAGGCGAGTCAGGGCCTGCAGACCTTGAACATTCAGGGGCGCTGCTGCCTGATCGAGCTCAGCCCGCGCTGA
- the hutC gene encoding histidine utilization repressor produces MGEGPAPLYARVKQMIAQQIQNGSWPPHHRVPSESELVNQLGFSRMTINRALRELTAEGLLVRMQGVGTFVAEPKSRSALFEVNNIADEIAARGHEHSCKVIILAEEAAGSERALALDMREGQRVFHSLIVHYENGVAVQIEDRFVNAAVAPEYLQQDFTRQTPYAYLSQVAPLTEGEHVVEAILADPDECRLLQIEPGEPCLLIRRRTWSGRQPVTAARLIHPGSRHRLEGRFSK; encoded by the coding sequence ATGGGCGAGGGTCCGGCGCCGCTGTATGCCCGGGTCAAACAGATGATCGCCCAGCAGATCCAGAATGGCAGCTGGCCGCCGCATCACCGGGTGCCGTCCGAGAGCGAACTGGTCAACCAGTTGGGCTTCAGCCGCATGACCATCAACCGCGCCTTGCGCGAGCTCACCGCCGAAGGTTTGCTGGTGCGCATGCAGGGCGTCGGCACCTTTGTTGCCGAGCCCAAGAGCCGTTCGGCGCTGTTCGAGGTCAACAACATTGCCGACGAGATCGCCGCCCGTGGCCACGAGCACAGCTGCAAGGTGATCATCCTCGCCGAAGAGGCCGCCGGTTCCGAGCGCGCCCTGGCCCTGGACATGCGTGAAGGCCAGCGGGTGTTCCACTCGCTGATCGTGCATTACGAGAACGGCGTCGCCGTGCAGATCGAAGACCGCTTCGTTAATGCTGCGGTAGCGCCCGAATACCTCCAGCAGGACTTCACCCGGCAAACGCCCTACGCCTACCTGTCCCAGGTCGCACCCTTGACCGAGGGCGAACACGTGGTCGAGGCGATTCTTGCCGACCCGGATGAATGCCGCCTGCTGCAAATCGAACCGGGCGAGCCGTGCCTGCTGATCCGCCGCCGCACCTGGTCTGGGCGCCAGCCAGTGACTGCCGCTCGTCTGATTCATCCCGGATCCCGTCATCGCTTGGAAGGACGCTTCAGCAAATGA